In one Corallococcus silvisoli genomic region, the following are encoded:
- a CDS encoding RidA family protein — protein MSAGERIDSKKAPEPVGLYPHARRVGNLLFLSGVGPRERGSKAIPGVELDARGDVVSYDIETQCHSVFRNVRYILEDAGSSWERLVDVTVYLTDMKRDFPTYNRLWAEYFKNDPPCRTTLEINRLPTPIAIELKCIATIGDE, from the coding sequence GTGAGCGCTGGCGAGCGGATTGATTCGAAGAAGGCCCCGGAGCCCGTGGGGCTCTACCCGCACGCGCGCCGCGTGGGGAACCTCCTGTTCCTCTCCGGCGTGGGCCCGCGGGAGCGCGGCAGCAAGGCCATCCCCGGCGTGGAGCTGGACGCGCGGGGCGACGTCGTCTCCTACGACATCGAGACGCAGTGCCACTCCGTGTTCCGCAACGTGCGCTACATCCTGGAGGACGCGGGCTCGTCGTGGGAGCGGCTGGTGGACGTGACCGTGTACCTCACGGACATGAAGCGGGACTTCCCCACGTACAACCGGCTGTGGGCCGAGTACTTCAAGAACGACCCGCCGTGCCGCACCACGCTGGAGATCAACCGGCTGCCCACGCCCATCGCCATTGAACTCAAGTGCATCGCCACCATTGGAGACGAATGA